The Daucus carota subsp. sativus chromosome 9, DH1 v3.0, whole genome shotgun sequence genome window below encodes:
- the LOC135149325 gene encoding protein ANTAGONIST OF LIKE HETEROCHROMATIN PROTEIN 1-like: MARIGAPFRNRRNWDNIRFIVTMINCFVMLHLLWYSVRNTLHNSQRIQLDKRTRRKRRLYNLNQMIRESDTVCRNFLRVNRRTFCVLLEMVRDVGGLSETKNMCLEEILAGFLYTLAHHKKNRTISAHFYRSGETVSRQFHACLLAILRLHVVLLKKPTPVSEDCDDERWNCFQNSLGALDGTMISVTVPSEERAKYRTRKGILSMNVLGVCSPDMEFIYVLPGWEGSAHDVRVLRDAISRPNGLKVPKGCYYLCDGGYTNGEGFLAPYRGHLYHLREWDNGARQPHTAEEYFNLKHARARNVIERCFGLLKGRWGILRSPSWFSLQTHGRIVLACALLHNLVKRYMSPRSFNDNKLYEEVDSDDDEGDEGDQAEYIHTIVVTDPWTNFRNQMAQNMFNEWRATHNRRAN; encoded by the exons ATGGCTCGCATTGGTGCTCCATTCAGAAATAGAAGAAATTGGGACAATATTCGTTTTATAGTTACAATGATTAATTGTTTTGTAATGTTGCATCTACTGTGGTACTCGGTTAGGAATACATTACATAATTCTCAAAGAATACAACTTGACAAAAGGACCAGAAGAAAAAGGAGATTGTATAATTTGAATCAAATGATACGGGAAAGTGACACTGTGTGTAGGAATTTCCTTCGTGTAAATCGAAGAACATTTTGTGTTCTTCTTGAGATGGTTAGAGATGTGGGTGGATTGAGTGAGACAAAAAATATGTGTTTAGAAGAGATTCTTGCAGGGTTTTTATACACACTAGctcatcataaaaaaaatagaactaTCAGTGCTCATTTTTATAGAAGTGGTGAAACTGTTAGTAGGCAATTTCATGCATGTTTGCTTGCCATCCTGAGATTACATGTTGTGCTCCTTAAAAAACCAACACCTGTATCCGAGGACTGCGATGATGAGAGATGGAATTGCTTTCAG AATTCTTTAGGTGCACTTGATGGTACAATGATTAGTGTGACTGTACCTTCTGAGGAACGAGCAAAATATCGAACAAGAAAAGGTATCCTTTCCATGAATGTTTTAGGAGTATGCTCGCCTGACATGGAATTCATATATGTGTTACCTGGTTGGGAGGGATCCGCACATGATGTTCGGGTTCTTCGAGATGCAATTTCTAGGCCTAATGGTTTAAAAGTTCCAAAAG GTTGTTATTATCTATGTGATGGAGGATATACTAATGGAGAGGGATTTTTAGCACCATATAGAGGACATCTTTATCACCTTAGAGAGTGGGATAATGGTGCACGTCAACCACACACAGCTGAAGAGTATTTCAACTTGAAACATGCTAGAGCTAGAAATGTGATTGAGCGATGCTTTGGATTATTGAAAGGCAGATGGGGGATTCTAAGAAGTCCATCCTGGTTTAGCTTACAAACACATGGTCGTATTGTGCTTGCATGTGCTTTATTACATAACCTGGTTAAAAGATATATGTCTCCAAGATCATTTAATGACAATAAACTTTATGAGGAGGTTGATAGTGACGATGATGAAGGTGATGAAGGTGATCAAGCAGAGTACATACACACAATTGTTGTCACCGACCCATGGACTAATTTCAGAAATCAAATGGCTCAAAACATGTTCAACGAATGGAGAGCTACACATAATCGTAGAGCAAATTAG
- the LOC108222913 gene encoding uncharacterized protein LOC108222913 has product MEESGVIGNGRGRNKRFWTAEEDTVLVSALLELASDPHWKCDNGFRNGYMVRLEEIIGKALPTCGLKATPHIDSRLKTLVSKFRAIAQMLSTSGFMWDDDRKMISVDRSVYDEYCKTHTTCKNLYGVAFPHFHELMTIYGKDYATGKPAEGFVDAVNSMEKAAPIQVTLDSSDEEIDVSGNVTQLDESEAPPSKKAKVEKTKKIGKKSESVAASEISSLQSFMKDMNVHLSTMANVMSRADEREQELAEKSEKVIEELLSFNLEGVTTTQVFEVADILTSQPNKLMIFNKCPSSLKAAFVKNLIGENSRRSD; this is encoded by the exons ATGGAAGAAAGTGGTGTCATCGGAAATGGTCGAGGCAGGAATAAACGTTTTTGGACTGCCGAAGAAGATACAGTTCTTGTCTCTGCTTTGTTAGAGTTAGCTAGTGATCCACATTGGAAATGTGATAATGGCTTTAGAAATGGATATATGGTTCGTTTGGAGGAGATCATAGGAAAGGCTCTTCCTACATGTGGTTTAAAAGCTACACCACACATTGACTCCCGGCTTAAGACACTTGTTAGCAAGTTCAGGGCCATTGCTCAAATGCTTTCTACTAGTGGGTTTATGTGGGATGATGATAGGAAGATGATATCTGTAGATAGATCTGTGTATGATGAGTATTGCAAG acTCATACTACGTGCAAGAACTTGTATGGAGTTGCTTTTCCGCATTTCCATGAGTTAATGACTATTTACGGCAAAGACTATGCCACCGGAAAACCAGCTGAAGGCTTTGTTGATGCGGTTAATAGCATGGAAAAAGCAGCCCCTATTCAAGTCACACTCGACTCGAGTGATGAAGAGATTGATGTTAGTGGTAATGTCACACAACTGGATGAATCAGAGGCTCCACCGTCAAAGAAAGCAAAAGTTgagaaaactaaaaaaataggGAAAAAAAGTGAGAGTGTTGCAGCTTCTGAAATTTCTAGCTTACAGTCCTTCATGAAAGACATGAATGTTCATCTCTCCACCATGGCTAATGTTATGTCTCGTGCTGATGAAAGAGAGCAAGAGTTGGCTGAAAAAAGTGAAAAAGTTATAGAAGAACTACTATCATTTAACTTGGAAGGTGTCACTACTACTCAAGTATTTGAGGTAGCAGACATTCTAACATCACAACCGAACAAGCTCATGATTTTTAACAAGTGTCCTTCTTCTTTAAAAGCTGCCTTTGTTAAAAATCTTATTGGTGAGAACAGCAGAAGGTCTGATTGA
- the LOC135149502 gene encoding agamous-like MADS-box protein AGL62, which produces MATKSKGRQMIVMAKMSKESNLKVTFSKRRSGLFKKASELSTLCGVEIAIIVFSPGKKVFSFGYPNVEQILEKFLNAQNPSPTNLTMLQLVQALSSARVRLLNTELSELLDYCEEQKKQGEELVKLSKQRQDMFWWETPVDDLRFEQLDLLKTGMEDLKRNIATQAQNLVMMEQALALDGCSTGTGLSMTPDGFNLRREPNYGCEA; this is translated from the coding sequence ATGGCAACAAAGAGCAAGGGTCGCCAAATGATTGTTATGGCAAAAATGAGCAAGGAAAGTAATCTCAAGGTTACATTCTCCAAGAGGCGTTCTGGGTTATTCAAGAAAGCGAGTGAGCTTAGCACCCTCTGTGGTGTAGAGATTGCAATCATCGTCTTCTCACCTGGGAAGAAAGTGTTCTCATTTGGATATCCGAATGTTGAACAAATCCTTGAGAAGTTCCTCAATGCTCAAAATCCCAGTCCAACGAATTTGACCATGCTTCAACTCGTACAAGCTCTTAGCAGTGCTAGGGTTCGCCTACTGAACACGGAACTCTCTGAGTTGCTTGATTATTGTGAGGAGCAGAAAAAACAAGGGGAGGAGCTCGTAAAACTAAGCAAGCAACGACAAGACATGTTCTGGTGGGAGACTCCGGTTGATGATCTTCGATTTGAACAACTTGATCTTTTGAAAACAGGAATGGAGGACCTTAAGAGAAACATCGCCACACAGGCTCAGAATCTTGTGATGATGGAGCAAGCACTAGCACTGGATGGGTGTAGCACTGGCACTGGACTTTCTATGACACCAGATGGATTTAATCTCAGGAGAGAACCCAACTACGGGTGTGAGGCATGA
- the LOC135149503 gene encoding agamous-like MADS-box protein AGL62: MATKSKGRQKIVMAKMSKESNLKVTFSKRRSGLFKKASELSTLCGVEIAIIVFSPGKKVFSFGYPNVEQILEKFLNAQNPSPTNLTMLQLVQALSSARVRLLNTELSELLDYCEEQKKQGEELVKLSKQRQDMFWWETPVDDLRFEQLDLLKTGMEDLKRNIATQAQNLVMMEQALALDGCSTGTGLSMTPDGFNLRREPNYGCEA; this comes from the coding sequence ATGGCAACAAAGAGCAAGGGTCGCCAAAAGATTGTTATGGCAAAAATGAGCAAGGAAAGTAATCTCAAGGTTACATTCTCCAAGAGGCGTTCTGGGTTATTCAAGAAAGCGAGTGAGCTTAGCACCCTCTGTGGTGTAGAGATTGCAATCATCGTCTTCTCACCTGGGAAGAAAGTGTTCTCATTTGGATATCCGAATGTTGAACAAATCCTTGAGAAGTTCCTCAATGCTCAAAATCCCAGTCCAACGAATTTGACCATGCTTCAACTCGTACAAGCTCTTAGCAGTGCTAGGGTTCGCCTACTGAACACGGAACTCTCTGAGTTGCTTGATTATTGTGAGGAGCAGAAAAAACAAGGGGAGGAGCTCGTAAAACTAAGCAAGCAACGACAAGACATGTTCTGGTGGGAGACTCCGGTTGATGATCTTCGATTTGAACAACTTGATCTTTTGAAAACAGGAATGGAGGACCTTAAGAGAAACATCGCCACACAGGCTCAGAATCTTGTGATGATGGAGCAAGCACTAGCACTGGACGGGTGTAGCACTGGCACTGGACTTTCTATGACACCAGATGGATTTAATCTCAGGAGAGAACCCAACTACGGGTGTGAGGCATGA